In Uranotaenia lowii strain MFRU-FL chromosome 2, ASM2978415v1, whole genome shotgun sequence, one genomic interval encodes:
- the LOC129741360 gene encoding uncharacterized protein LOC129741360, which produces MNRIIPRKRRRLNTTKLPWWSSELRHLRNIVRKARKRFLRSKSQQDKENLKQLETRYNDCQAASFRSYIDRIELNLKDNPSSFWTFVKNRKNCIPEQMKYRELSADSSEESANLFADFYSSVNNPNSPELSDGSRQGIPTHDITLPSFNFTQLFLRECAESLKLPICLLFNRSLHERKFPAIWKTASITPIHKSGCRNSVENYRGISILCCIAKVFESMVHSVLYKATRHLISDYQQGFSKKRSTVSNLMCYTNYHQPKSTSGCSLL; this is translated from the exons ATGAATAGGATCATCCCACGTAAGCGGAGACGTCTCAACACAACCAAACTTCCGTGGTGGTCTTCTGAACTTCGGCATCTTCGAAATATTGTACGCAAGGCTAGAAAGCGTTTTCTACGTTCCAAGTCCCAACAGGATAAAGAAAATCTAAAACAACTCGAAACTCGATACAACGACTGCCAAGCCGCATCTTTTCGTAGCTACATCGACCGAATAGAATTAAACCTGAAGGACAACCCATCTAGTTTCTGGACGTTTGTGAAGAACCGCAAGAACTGTATACCTGAGCAAATGAAGTACCGCGAATTGTCCGCTGATTCTTCCGAGGAATCGGCCAATCTGTTTGCCGACTTCTACAGCAGTGTGAACAATCCCAATTCACCTGAACTTTCTGATGGGAGCAGACAGGGCATTCCTACGCATGACATTACGCTACCATCCTTTAACTTTACGCAAC TATTCTTGAGGGAATGTGCAGAATCACTGAAGCTGCCTATTTGTCTGCTCTTTAATCGTTCTCTTCACGAACGGAAGTTTCCTGCCATATGGAAGACCGCCTCGATAACCCCGATACATAAATCCGGTTGTCGTAATTCCGTGGAAAATTACCGAGGAATTTCAATCCTGTGTTGCATAGCCAAAGTCTTTGAGAGCATGGTTCACTCGGTGCTCTATAAAGCCACTCGTCACTTGATCTCTGACTATCAACAAGGATTCTCTAAGAAGCGATCCACTGTGTCAAATCTGATGTGTTACACCAACTACCATCAACCGAAATCGACAAGTGGATGCAGTCTACTTTGA
- the LOC129741361 gene encoding uncharacterized protein LOC129741361, with translation MQLNIKKCKSITFSRRQSNVCFEYSINGTSIDQVSSMNGVIVDKKLTFSDHISAITAKAFSVLGFVRRNSQSFQDVYTLKAVYCSFVRSVLEYAACVLSPHHTSWSLRIERVQVTSVERPHQSSGL, from the coding sequence ATGcagttgaacataaaaaaatgcaagtccATAACTTTTAGTCGCCGTCAGTCCAATGTCTGCTTCGAGTATAGTATCAACGGTACCAGCATCGATCAAGTCAGCTCCATGAATGGCGTCATCGTTGATAAAAAACTAACGTTCAGCGACCATATCAGTGCCATCACAGCGAAGGCTTTCTCTGTTCTTGGATTCGTAAGGCGCAATTCACAATCCTTTCAGGATGTATACACTCTTAAAGCTGTGTACTGTTCTTTTGTGAGAAGTGTATTGGAGTACGCCGCTTGTGTGTTGTCTCCTCACCATACATCTTGGAGTCTTCGAATCGAAAGAGTGCAGGTCACTTCCGTGGAACGACCCCATCAATCTTCCGGATTATGA